Below is a genomic region from Candidatus Latescibacterota bacterium.
GATCCTTGATGCTCTTTTTATCAGTTCCAGTTCCAACCTTGATCTTAGAAGTTTTTCTCACATTATTCTTTCTGGTTCCAGACCTCTTCACTTCTTCTCCTTCTTCCCCATATGATCATTCGCGCCGACGTTCTCTCCGTCAGCATCATCGCTGCGACCATGTATTTTCCTGCAGATCACTGCTGCGGCATAAGCCGCACCGAAGCCGTTATCGATATTCACGACCGTCACTCCCCCGGCGCAGCTGTTCAGCATCGCCAGCAGGGCCGCCAATCCGCCGAAACTCGCGCCATAGCCTATGCTTGTAGGAACAGCTACAATCGGTGCTTCGGCCATTCCAGCCACGACGCTGGCCAGCGCTCCTTCCATCCCGGCAATGACAATTATCACATCAGCCTTACGAATATCTTCCCAGCATGAGAATAGTCTGTGAATCCCCGCCACACCGACGTCGATGAACTTGTCGACATGGCATCCGAAATAATGCGCCGTCCAGGCTGCTTCCTCGGCGACCCCCATATCCGATGTTCCACCGCTGACTATCGCTACCCTGCCCCTTCTCGCGATCTCACGCGTCTCGAC
It encodes:
- the larB gene encoding nickel pincer cofactor biosynthesis protein LarB; translated protein: MDEARLKELLENVAGGNIDVTQALDRLKVLPFEDMEYARVDHHRALRRGFPEVIFCEGKTPEQIAGISKKIVEHGSNLLATRCSVEAFEVVSSDFPNAHWHEKGSLFAVETREIARRGRVAIVSGGTSDMGVAEEAAWTAHYFGCHVDKFIDVGVAGIHRLFSCWEDIRKADVIIVIAGMEGALASVVAGMAEAPIVAVPTSIGYGASFGGLAALLAMLNSCAGGVTVVNIDNGFGAAYAAAVICRKIHGRSDDADGENVGANDHMGKKEKK